One Candidatus Zixiibacteriota bacterium genomic window, GTGGCCGAATTCATGCCAAAGTAACCTGCCAGCATGGAAAGAAACGCACCTGAAATAAATGCCACAGCAGTTTGCCATGAAACGAATACTGCCAGAAGGATAACCACCACGATGATAAATATCAACAGGATGGAGTATTCCCTCTGCAAAAATACCATGGCGCCCTTGTGAATCGTATCCGCCAGATCTTTGAGCTTATCGCTTCCAGCCGGCTGAGATTTGATCCAGAACGTCAGGATTAACGCGAAAAGCAGCCCACCCAATCCGAAAGCTGCGGCAATGATGCCTAACATGTCCATAGTGTGTAACCCTTTCGTGTGATCCGATTAACCTTAATTTAAACCGGCCCAATCGCTTGAGCCGGCCT contains:
- a CDS encoding sodium-translocating pyrophosphatase, which gives rise to MDMLGIIAAAFGLGGLLFALILTFWIKSQPAGSDKLKDLADTIHKGAMVFLQREYSILLIFIIVVVILLAVFVSWQTAVAFISGAFLSMLAGYFGMNSAT